From Topomyia yanbarensis strain Yona2022 chromosome 1, ASM3024719v1, whole genome shotgun sequence, one genomic window encodes:
- the LOC131693973 gene encoding zinc finger BED domain-containing protein 6-like has translation MSTRGRITSGIWYHFSKEGTKAKCRYCYTIISSSNGFTGNMKRHLKSKHPMVSYDRNATESVGADLAGSEKESGGNESTPKHDMPLNADSRDDGKGVSDSGVADNGTIVVSSCTVPKISSHSSKTPLMTRYVDVHRPVPIAKSRSLDSQLLKMICKEYHPFSLVEDAEFKEFVRMLCPMYVLPSRKTLTNSLLPTLYNEALAKVKQELEEASAVSWTSDGWTNINNISFYALTAHFIDQRGSLKSYLLECSEFDDKHTGENIASWITKVLQSFNIDFKITAIVTDNASNMKSAASILNLSIYVKPLFMQKSPLSH, from the coding sequence ATGTCTACGCGAGGGAGAATAACGAGTGGTATATGGTATCACTTTTCGAAGGAAGGAACCAAAGCGAAGTGTCGGTATTGTTACACGATAATTTCGTCGTCGAATGGATTCACTGGAAATATGAAAAGGCACTTAAAAAGTAAACATCCGATGGTATCTTATGACAGAAACGCAACAGAAAGTGTTGGTGCTGATCTTGCTGGGTCTGAAAAAGAATCAGGTGGTAACGAAAGTACACCTAAACATGATATGCCGTTAAATGCCGATTCACGCGATGATGGCAAGGGTGTTTCTGATTCTGGTGTTGCTGATAACGGTACTATTGTGGTTTCTTCGTGTACTGTTCCCAAAATTTCGAGTCATTCAAGTAAGACGCCTCTCATGACTAGATATGTCGATGTCCACCGACCGGTGCCAATTGCGAAAAGCAGGTCGCTGGATTCTCAGTTGCTTAAGATGATTTGCAAAGAGTATCATCCATTTTCACTCGTAGAAGATGCTGAGTTTAAGGAATTTGTTCGCATGTTGTGCCCAATGTACGTTCTACCGAGTAGAAAAACACTAACAAATAGCTTGTTGCCTACTTTGTACAACGAGGCTCTAGCAAAAGTTAAGCAGGAGCTTGAAGAAGCGTCCGCAGTCAGCTGGACTAGCGATGGGTGgacaaatataaataatattagTTTTTATGCTTTAACTGCCCATTTTATTGATCAAAGAGGTAGCTTAAAGTCATATTTACTTGAGTGCTCTGAATTCGATGATAAACATACAGGTGAAAATATAGCGTCATGGATCACTAAGGTACTACAATCATTTAATATTGATTTCAAGATAACTGCAATCGTCACTGATAACGCTTCTAATATGAAGTCTGCAGCATCTATATTgaatctatctatctatgtTAAACCATTATTTATGCAGAAGTCACCTTTATCACATTAA